One segment of Coffea arabica cultivar ET-39 chromosome 7c, Coffea Arabica ET-39 HiFi, whole genome shotgun sequence DNA contains the following:
- the LOC140010646 gene encoding uncharacterized protein: MARTRGGKSYRGSRSFQLRDEDPKNLENEEGTGGGSDDDQEPKKTWGPTYMRHIWGRHGTDKRIKVKFNTLGEPVGTNRSKFNEFLGALARIGKYAPIDIDSWREVPKSLKNDMIDVVKRISATNKEHREKKKMNHSTGKKPFAQVRVEKEKEVGHSLSRVDMFTICYTNSNRVPSSYEVGEKMEEMESLKNQLPEGEKDSVGRNDLYAKVIGEERSGRVRTYGLGVTQSDLWGDIPSRSTCFRLVMEQSAAMSKMEQRIQQLESIQQGKSQGQILPSSQRHTSQSSNAISRPIKVGDKVTIRSMVDSSKICAVGVVRNLDPTAEVGDIPLGSHWSEVHVNVPVENDEELMRPYHNFLKIGGAIGVAIAWSINLVILEEN, translated from the exons ATGGCGAGAACAAGAGGAGGAAAAAGCTATCGAGGATCAAGGAGCTTTCAATTGCGTGATGAAGATCctaaaaatttggaaaatgaggaAGGCACTG GTGGTGGTTCTGATGATGATCAGGAGCCTAAGAAAACTTGGGGACCAACTTATATGAGACACATTTGGGGTAGACATGGTACTGACAAGCGAATTAAAGTGAAATTCAATACACTTGGTGAGCCAGTTGGTACAAATAGAAGCAAATTCAATGAATTTTTGGGAGCATTGGCAAGAATTGGAAAATATGCACCAATTGACATTGATAGTTGGCGTGAAGTTCCCAAGTCTTTAAAGAATGACATGATAGATGTAGTAAAG AGAATATCTGCAACAAACAAGGAGCaccgagagaagaaaaagatgaaTCATAGTACAGGGAAAAAGCCATTTGCTCAAGTTCGAGTAGAAAAG GAAAAAGAGGTTGGGCATTCTCTCTCTAGAGTAGATATGTTCACCATATGCTACACTAATTCTAATAGAGTGCCATCTAGTTATGAAGTTGGGGAAAAAATG GAGGAGATGGAAAGCTTAAAAAATCAACTTCCAGAAGGAGAAAAAGATAGTGTGGGTAGGAATGACTTGTATGCAAAAGTAATAGGTGAAGAAAGGAGTGGAAGAGTTCGTACATATGGTTTAGGAGTTACACAATCTGATTTGTGGGGCGATATACCAAGTCGTTCAACATGTTTTCGCTTGGTTATGGAACAAAGCGCTGCGATGTCAAAAATGGAGCAAAGAATTCAGCAACTAGAATCAATTCAACAAGGAAAATCACAAGGACAAATTTTGCCATCTTCGCAAAGACATACTTCACAGTCATCAAATGCTATTTCTCGGCCAATAAAA GTTGGGGATAAAGTTACAATAAGAAGCATGGTTGATTCGTCCAAAATTTGTGCTGTTGGAGTGGTTAGAAATTTGGATCCAACTGCTGAAGTTGGTGACATACCTTTGGGATCACATTGGAGTGAAGTTCATGTGAATGTGCCTGTGGAGAATGATGAAGAGCTAATGAGGCCATACCATAATTTTCTCAAGATTGGAGGTGCAATTGGAGTAGCTATTGCTTGGTCAATAAACCTG GTGATTCTTGAAGAAAACTAA